The sequence TGCCTGCATCCGAATGCGGAACGAGACCTGGTCCAGCGGGAGTTCCGGCCCGGTCCCGGCGCCACAGCGCCATGTCGACGGCGTCGAGGACGAGCTTGGCCCGGTTGCTGGTGGCGGCGGACCGGCCCACGATCGCCCGGGAGAACACGTCCACGACGAACGCGACGTAGACGATCCCGGACCAGGTGGCCAGGTAGGTGAGTCGGCCACCCACCGCTCGTGCGGACGGGACGCGGCGAAGTCACGTTGCAGAAGGCCACCGGCCCGTTCTTGGCCATCATCCCGGATGGTGGTGCGGATCTCCTTCCCGCGTCGGGCACCCTCAAGGCCGAGGTCGCGCATCAGCCGGGCGACGGTGCAGCGGGCCACGGATATGCCCTCGCGGTGAAGCTGCCGCCAGACCTTCCGGACCCCGTGGACGCTGAAGTTGTCCGCGTGGACGCGGCTGATCTGTGTCTTCAGCTCCCGGTCCAGTTACCGGCACGCCACGCCGACAGCGGGCGTCCGGCTGTCGCCCTTAGG is a genomic window of Streptomyces sp. NBC_00414 containing:
- a CDS encoding DDE-type integrase/transposase/recombinase; the protein is MGGRLTYLATWSGIVYVAFVVDVFSRAIVGRSAATSNRAKLVLDAVDMALWRRDRAGTPAGPGLVPHSDAGS